A single Vulpes vulpes isolate BD-2025 chromosome 16, VulVul3, whole genome shotgun sequence DNA region contains:
- the GTSE1 gene encoding G2 and S phase-expressed protein 1 isoform X2 produces MQPQENEHILFLADEKFDFDLSLSSSSANEDEEVFFGPVGHKERCVAASLELNHQIPKEPLLPASESHFTWSPLTGEKFVEVYKEAHLLALQIESKSKNKAAQEVTAEDLWSQGVERFIQESKLKIDLFEKENEMKKSPKSLKRETYYLSDSPLGGLPLSGNQTPSGMALPSAPVQTSLARTQGPPRSPCPSLPVKPRTAHPPHQAGTQKRVISKLVPPRALSFRGKNIHVAPEQAMKRIPASPSGMKILNEKESHRDVPPDKSSAAQELAGMPAGGSHLVQGKRSLPVPNKLGLKKALLKRPGCAGGLSRKSSSSGSVLAVISNECASPAAGRARSSEPASVPAGSPPLPSNPSQSGRAGLTTPRQPLQTGPAGASCRPSKWATAAGGTAEPAKAPSPAADSTARTPEQRGPGPSSCSSSSWSQPSQGNTARSTRRRDSYLQCRTWAMPTPTSQFKIPRFSTGKPPDGTTPKSHRAQRPQSCTSAGRVVVHSTPARRSSMVASQSLAGGTRTPVSTKYVSALPTPASRRLSGLPPVTPKTMPRALALPPCMSACQLSSEPQKKSSVRAALTRERHSEAASEHEDSSPDKPSSPLLAVPQALNFSPEKSDFTFSKSISSEVVLDAAPPPGDRPASETLLVDINLDQLAITPKAESTALVDHPLIDFGNTPEANAAPGSESRPLIDLLINTPDMNKNTVSKPPHEVAQLIDLASPLIQLSPEADKENVDSPLLKF; encoded by the exons ATGCAGCCTCAGGAAAATGAGC ACATTCTTTTCTTGGCTGATGAAAAATTTGACTTCGATCTTTCATTGTCTTCTTCAAG tgcaAATGAAGATGAGGAAGTCTTCTTTGGACCCGTTGGGCATAAAGAAAGATGCGTTGCTGCCAGCTTGGAATTAAATCATCAGATTCCCAAAGAACCTCTTTTGCCAGCTTCGGAAAGTCACTTCACCTGGAGTCCTCTCACTGGGGAGAAATTTGTGGAAGTGTATAAAGAAGCTCACTTATTGGCCTTACAGatagaaagcaaaagcaaaaacaaagcagCCCAAGAGGTCACAGCTGAAGACCTTTGGAGCCAGGGTGTGGAAAGATTTATAcaggaatcaaaattaaaaatagacctgtttgagaaagaaaatgaaatgaagaaaagccCCAAGTCGCTTAAGAGGGAGACATATTACCTGTCAGACAGCCCCTTGGGGGGACTGCCACTTTCAGGAAACCAGACCCCCTCAGGCATGGCCCTGCCAAGCGCTCCCGTTCAGACTAGCCTCGCCCGGACACAGGGACCCCCACGGTCACCCTGCCCTTCTCTGCCTGTGAAACCAAGAACTGCTCACCCTCCACACCAGGCGGGGACTCAGAAAAGGGTCATCAGCAAATTGGTGCCACCCCGAGCTTTGTCTTTTAGAGGGAAAAACATTCATGTGGCCCCAGAGCAG gCTATGAAAAGGATACCAGCTAGTCCTTCAGGTATGAAAATCCTAAATGAAAAGGAATCCCACAGGGACGTGCCCCCGGACAAATCCAGTGCTGCCCAAGAGCTTGCCGGCATGCCAGCTGGTGGAAGCCACTTGGTCCAAGGCAAGCGATCGCTCCCCGTTCCAAACAAG TTGGGCCTGAAGAAAGCCCTGTTGAAACGACCTGGTTGTGCTGGCGGTCTTTCGAGAAAGTCCTCTTCCTCAGGGTCCGTTTTGGCTGTGATTTCCAATGAGTGTGCTTCTCCGGCAGCCGGCAGAG CTAGGTCAAGTGAACCTGCAAGTGTCCCTGCGGGTAGTCCCCCACTGCCATCCAACCCCAGCCAGTCAGGCAGAGCGGGACTCACCACGCCTCGGCAGCCTCTGCAGACAGGCCCTGCGGGTGCATCCTGCAGGCCGAGCAAGTGGGCCACGGCGGCTGGGGGAACGGCGGAGCCAGCCAAGGCACCCAGCCCAGCGGCTGACAGCACAGCCAGGACGCCGGAACAGAGAGGCCCGGGGCCGAGctcctgctccagctccagctggtCTCAGCCTTCTCAGGGGAACACAGCCAGGAGTACAAGAAGGCGTGACTCCTACCTTCAGTGCAGGACGTGGGCCATGCCCACGCCGACAAGTCAATTTAAGATACCGAGGTTTTCTACTG GTAAGCCCCCAGATGGCACAACGCCCAAGTCCCATCGGGCACAGAGGCCGCAGTCCTGCACGTCGGCGGGAAG gGTAGTTGTGCATAGCACTCCTGCTAGACGCTCATCAATGGTGGCCTCACAAAGCCTTGCAGGCGGTACGAGGACCCCCGTGAGTACGAAGTACGTgtcagccctgcccacacctgccaGCCGTCGGCTCTCTGGCCTTCCGCCGGTGACCCCCAAAACCATGCCCAGAGCTCTGGCTTTGCCCCCGTGTATGTCTGCTTGTCAGCTTTCTTCTGAGCCCCAGAAAAAATCTTCCGTGAG AGCTGCACTAACGAGGGAGCGCCACAGTGAGGCTGCCTCTGAGCATGAGGACTCATCACCTGATAAGCCTTCCTCCCCTCTGTTGGCTGTGCCACAGGCACTTAACTTTTCTCCAGAAAAGAGTGactttactttttcaaaaagtatcAGCTCAGAAGTAGTGCTGGATGCGGCCCCGCCACCTGGAGATAGGCCTGCTAGTGAG ACTCTTCTCGTGGACATCAACCTGGATCAACTTGCCATCACTCCGAAAGCTGAAAGCACAGCTCTCGTCGACCACCCTCTCATTGACTTTGGCAATACTCCAGAAGCAAATGCAGCTCCAGGATCTGAGAGTAGACCTCTGATCGACCTGCTGATAAACACTCCAGACATGAACAAAAACACGGTGTCCAAGCCTCCCCATGAGGTGGCACAG CTGATAGACTTGGCTTCTCCTCTGATCCAGCTGAGTCCCGAGGCTGACAAGGAAAACGTGGATTCTCCACTTCTCAAGTTCTGA
- the GTSE1 gene encoding G2 and S phase-expressed protein 1 isoform X1, which produces MDVPKEDDILFLADEKFDFDLSLSSSSANEDEEVFFGPVGHKERCVAASLELNHQIPKEPLLPASESHFTWSPLTGEKFVEVYKEAHLLALQIESKSKNKAAQEVTAEDLWSQGVERFIQESKLKIDLFEKENEMKKSPKSLKRETYYLSDSPLGGLPLSGNQTPSGMALPSAPVQTSLARTQGPPRSPCPSLPVKPRTAHPPHQAGTQKRVISKLVPPRALSFRGKNIHVAPEQAMKRIPASPSGMKILNEKESHRDVPPDKSSAAQELAGMPAGGSHLVQGKRSLPVPNKLGLKKALLKRPGCAGGLSRKSSSSGSVLAVISNECASPAAGRARSSEPASVPAGSPPLPSNPSQSGRAGLTTPRQPLQTGPAGASCRPSKWATAAGGTAEPAKAPSPAADSTARTPEQRGPGPSSCSSSSWSQPSQGNTARSTRRRDSYLQCRTWAMPTPTSQFKIPRFSTGKPPDGTTPKSHRAQRPQSCTSAGRVVVHSTPARRSSMVASQSLAGGTRTPVSTKYVSALPTPASRRLSGLPPVTPKTMPRALALPPCMSACQLSSEPQKKSSVRAALTRERHSEAASEHEDSSPDKPSSPLLAVPQALNFSPEKSDFTFSKSISSEVVLDAAPPPGDRPASETLLVDINLDQLAITPKAESTALVDHPLIDFGNTPEANAAPGSESRPLIDLLINTPDMNKNTVSKPPHEVAQLIDLASPLIQLSPEADKENVDSPLLKF; this is translated from the exons ATGGATGTTCCCAAGGAGGACG ACATTCTTTTCTTGGCTGATGAAAAATTTGACTTCGATCTTTCATTGTCTTCTTCAAG tgcaAATGAAGATGAGGAAGTCTTCTTTGGACCCGTTGGGCATAAAGAAAGATGCGTTGCTGCCAGCTTGGAATTAAATCATCAGATTCCCAAAGAACCTCTTTTGCCAGCTTCGGAAAGTCACTTCACCTGGAGTCCTCTCACTGGGGAGAAATTTGTGGAAGTGTATAAAGAAGCTCACTTATTGGCCTTACAGatagaaagcaaaagcaaaaacaaagcagCCCAAGAGGTCACAGCTGAAGACCTTTGGAGCCAGGGTGTGGAAAGATTTATAcaggaatcaaaattaaaaatagacctgtttgagaaagaaaatgaaatgaagaaaagccCCAAGTCGCTTAAGAGGGAGACATATTACCTGTCAGACAGCCCCTTGGGGGGACTGCCACTTTCAGGAAACCAGACCCCCTCAGGCATGGCCCTGCCAAGCGCTCCCGTTCAGACTAGCCTCGCCCGGACACAGGGACCCCCACGGTCACCCTGCCCTTCTCTGCCTGTGAAACCAAGAACTGCTCACCCTCCACACCAGGCGGGGACTCAGAAAAGGGTCATCAGCAAATTGGTGCCACCCCGAGCTTTGTCTTTTAGAGGGAAAAACATTCATGTGGCCCCAGAGCAG gCTATGAAAAGGATACCAGCTAGTCCTTCAGGTATGAAAATCCTAAATGAAAAGGAATCCCACAGGGACGTGCCCCCGGACAAATCCAGTGCTGCCCAAGAGCTTGCCGGCATGCCAGCTGGTGGAAGCCACTTGGTCCAAGGCAAGCGATCGCTCCCCGTTCCAAACAAG TTGGGCCTGAAGAAAGCCCTGTTGAAACGACCTGGTTGTGCTGGCGGTCTTTCGAGAAAGTCCTCTTCCTCAGGGTCCGTTTTGGCTGTGATTTCCAATGAGTGTGCTTCTCCGGCAGCCGGCAGAG CTAGGTCAAGTGAACCTGCAAGTGTCCCTGCGGGTAGTCCCCCACTGCCATCCAACCCCAGCCAGTCAGGCAGAGCGGGACTCACCACGCCTCGGCAGCCTCTGCAGACAGGCCCTGCGGGTGCATCCTGCAGGCCGAGCAAGTGGGCCACGGCGGCTGGGGGAACGGCGGAGCCAGCCAAGGCACCCAGCCCAGCGGCTGACAGCACAGCCAGGACGCCGGAACAGAGAGGCCCGGGGCCGAGctcctgctccagctccagctggtCTCAGCCTTCTCAGGGGAACACAGCCAGGAGTACAAGAAGGCGTGACTCCTACCTTCAGTGCAGGACGTGGGCCATGCCCACGCCGACAAGTCAATTTAAGATACCGAGGTTTTCTACTG GTAAGCCCCCAGATGGCACAACGCCCAAGTCCCATCGGGCACAGAGGCCGCAGTCCTGCACGTCGGCGGGAAG gGTAGTTGTGCATAGCACTCCTGCTAGACGCTCATCAATGGTGGCCTCACAAAGCCTTGCAGGCGGTACGAGGACCCCCGTGAGTACGAAGTACGTgtcagccctgcccacacctgccaGCCGTCGGCTCTCTGGCCTTCCGCCGGTGACCCCCAAAACCATGCCCAGAGCTCTGGCTTTGCCCCCGTGTATGTCTGCTTGTCAGCTTTCTTCTGAGCCCCAGAAAAAATCTTCCGTGAG AGCTGCACTAACGAGGGAGCGCCACAGTGAGGCTGCCTCTGAGCATGAGGACTCATCACCTGATAAGCCTTCCTCCCCTCTGTTGGCTGTGCCACAGGCACTTAACTTTTCTCCAGAAAAGAGTGactttactttttcaaaaagtatcAGCTCAGAAGTAGTGCTGGATGCGGCCCCGCCACCTGGAGATAGGCCTGCTAGTGAG ACTCTTCTCGTGGACATCAACCTGGATCAACTTGCCATCACTCCGAAAGCTGAAAGCACAGCTCTCGTCGACCACCCTCTCATTGACTTTGGCAATACTCCAGAAGCAAATGCAGCTCCAGGATCTGAGAGTAGACCTCTGATCGACCTGCTGATAAACACTCCAGACATGAACAAAAACACGGTGTCCAAGCCTCCCCATGAGGTGGCACAG CTGATAGACTTGGCTTCTCCTCTGATCCAGCTGAGTCCCGAGGCTGACAAGGAAAACGTGGATTCTCCACTTCTCAAGTTCTGA
- the GTSE1 gene encoding G2 and S phase-expressed protein 1 isoform X4, which yields MQPQENEHILFLADEKFDFDLSLSSSSANEDEEVFFGPVGHKERCVAASLELNHQIPKEPLLPASESHFTWSPLTGEKFVEVYKEAHLLALQIESKSKNKAAQEVTAEDLWSQGVERFIQESKLKIDLFEKENEMKKSPKSLKRETYYLSDSPLGGLPLSGNQTPSGMALPSAPVQTSLARTQGPPRSPCPSLPVKPRTAHPPHQAGTQKRVISKLVPPRALSFRGKNIHVAPEQAMKRIPASPSGMKILNEKESHRDVPPDKSSAAQELAGMPAGGSHLVQGKRSLPVPNKLGLKKALLKRPGCAGGLSRKSSSSGSVLAVISNECASPAAGRARSSEPASVPAGSPPLPSNPSQSGRAGLTTPRQPLQTGPAGASCRPSKWATAAGGTAEPAKAPSPAADSTARTPEQRGPGPSSCSSSSWSQPSQGNTARSTRRRDSYLQCRTWAMPTPTSQFKIPRFSTGKPPDGTTPKSHRAQRPQSCTSAGRVVVHSTPARRSSMVASQSLAGGTRTPVSTKAALTRERHSEAASEHEDSSPDKPSSPLLAVPQALNFSPEKSDFTFSKSISSEVVLDAAPPPGDRPASETLLVDINLDQLAITPKAESTALVDHPLIDFGNTPEANAAPGSESRPLIDLLINTPDMNKNTVSKPPHEVAQLIDLASPLIQLSPEADKENVDSPLLKF from the exons ATGCAGCCTCAGGAAAATGAGC ACATTCTTTTCTTGGCTGATGAAAAATTTGACTTCGATCTTTCATTGTCTTCTTCAAG tgcaAATGAAGATGAGGAAGTCTTCTTTGGACCCGTTGGGCATAAAGAAAGATGCGTTGCTGCCAGCTTGGAATTAAATCATCAGATTCCCAAAGAACCTCTTTTGCCAGCTTCGGAAAGTCACTTCACCTGGAGTCCTCTCACTGGGGAGAAATTTGTGGAAGTGTATAAAGAAGCTCACTTATTGGCCTTACAGatagaaagcaaaagcaaaaacaaagcagCCCAAGAGGTCACAGCTGAAGACCTTTGGAGCCAGGGTGTGGAAAGATTTATAcaggaatcaaaattaaaaatagacctgtttgagaaagaaaatgaaatgaagaaaagccCCAAGTCGCTTAAGAGGGAGACATATTACCTGTCAGACAGCCCCTTGGGGGGACTGCCACTTTCAGGAAACCAGACCCCCTCAGGCATGGCCCTGCCAAGCGCTCCCGTTCAGACTAGCCTCGCCCGGACACAGGGACCCCCACGGTCACCCTGCCCTTCTCTGCCTGTGAAACCAAGAACTGCTCACCCTCCACACCAGGCGGGGACTCAGAAAAGGGTCATCAGCAAATTGGTGCCACCCCGAGCTTTGTCTTTTAGAGGGAAAAACATTCATGTGGCCCCAGAGCAG gCTATGAAAAGGATACCAGCTAGTCCTTCAGGTATGAAAATCCTAAATGAAAAGGAATCCCACAGGGACGTGCCCCCGGACAAATCCAGTGCTGCCCAAGAGCTTGCCGGCATGCCAGCTGGTGGAAGCCACTTGGTCCAAGGCAAGCGATCGCTCCCCGTTCCAAACAAG TTGGGCCTGAAGAAAGCCCTGTTGAAACGACCTGGTTGTGCTGGCGGTCTTTCGAGAAAGTCCTCTTCCTCAGGGTCCGTTTTGGCTGTGATTTCCAATGAGTGTGCTTCTCCGGCAGCCGGCAGAG CTAGGTCAAGTGAACCTGCAAGTGTCCCTGCGGGTAGTCCCCCACTGCCATCCAACCCCAGCCAGTCAGGCAGAGCGGGACTCACCACGCCTCGGCAGCCTCTGCAGACAGGCCCTGCGGGTGCATCCTGCAGGCCGAGCAAGTGGGCCACGGCGGCTGGGGGAACGGCGGAGCCAGCCAAGGCACCCAGCCCAGCGGCTGACAGCACAGCCAGGACGCCGGAACAGAGAGGCCCGGGGCCGAGctcctgctccagctccagctggtCTCAGCCTTCTCAGGGGAACACAGCCAGGAGTACAAGAAGGCGTGACTCCTACCTTCAGTGCAGGACGTGGGCCATGCCCACGCCGACAAGTCAATTTAAGATACCGAGGTTTTCTACTG GTAAGCCCCCAGATGGCACAACGCCCAAGTCCCATCGGGCACAGAGGCCGCAGTCCTGCACGTCGGCGGGAAG gGTAGTTGTGCATAGCACTCCTGCTAGACGCTCATCAATGGTGGCCTCACAAAGCCTTGCAGGCGGTACGAGGACCCCCGTGAGTACGAA AGCTGCACTAACGAGGGAGCGCCACAGTGAGGCTGCCTCTGAGCATGAGGACTCATCACCTGATAAGCCTTCCTCCCCTCTGTTGGCTGTGCCACAGGCACTTAACTTTTCTCCAGAAAAGAGTGactttactttttcaaaaagtatcAGCTCAGAAGTAGTGCTGGATGCGGCCCCGCCACCTGGAGATAGGCCTGCTAGTGAG ACTCTTCTCGTGGACATCAACCTGGATCAACTTGCCATCACTCCGAAAGCTGAAAGCACAGCTCTCGTCGACCACCCTCTCATTGACTTTGGCAATACTCCAGAAGCAAATGCAGCTCCAGGATCTGAGAGTAGACCTCTGATCGACCTGCTGATAAACACTCCAGACATGAACAAAAACACGGTGTCCAAGCCTCCCCATGAGGTGGCACAG CTGATAGACTTGGCTTCTCCTCTGATCCAGCTGAGTCCCGAGGCTGACAAGGAAAACGTGGATTCTCCACTTCTCAAGTTCTGA
- the GTSE1 gene encoding G2 and S phase-expressed protein 1 isoform X3: MDVPKEDDILFLADEKFDFDLSLSSSSANEDEEVFFGPVGHKERCVAASLELNHQIPKEPLLPASESHFTWSPLTGEKFVEVYKEAHLLALQIESKSKNKAAQEVTAEDLWSQGVERFIQESKLKIDLFEKENEMKKSPKSLKRETYYLSDSPLGGLPLSGNQTPSGMALPSAPVQTSLARTQGPPRSPCPSLPVKPRTAHPPHQAGTQKRVISKLVPPRALSFRGKNIHVAPEQAMKRIPASPSGMKILNEKESHRDVPPDKSSAAQELAGMPAGGSHLVQGKRSLPVPNKLGLKKALLKRPGCAGGLSRKSSSSGSVLAVISNECASPAAGRARSSEPASVPAGSPPLPSNPSQSGRAGLTTPRQPLQTGPAGASCRPSKWATAAGGTAEPAKAPSPAADSTARTPEQRGPGPSSCSSSSWSQPSQGNTARSTRRRDSYLQCRTWAMPTPTSQFKIPRFSTGKPPDGTTPKSHRAQRPQSCTSAGRVVVHSTPARRSSMVASQSLAGGTRTPVSTKAALTRERHSEAASEHEDSSPDKPSSPLLAVPQALNFSPEKSDFTFSKSISSEVVLDAAPPPGDRPASETLLVDINLDQLAITPKAESTALVDHPLIDFGNTPEANAAPGSESRPLIDLLINTPDMNKNTVSKPPHEVAQLIDLASPLIQLSPEADKENVDSPLLKF, from the exons ATGGATGTTCCCAAGGAGGACG ACATTCTTTTCTTGGCTGATGAAAAATTTGACTTCGATCTTTCATTGTCTTCTTCAAG tgcaAATGAAGATGAGGAAGTCTTCTTTGGACCCGTTGGGCATAAAGAAAGATGCGTTGCTGCCAGCTTGGAATTAAATCATCAGATTCCCAAAGAACCTCTTTTGCCAGCTTCGGAAAGTCACTTCACCTGGAGTCCTCTCACTGGGGAGAAATTTGTGGAAGTGTATAAAGAAGCTCACTTATTGGCCTTACAGatagaaagcaaaagcaaaaacaaagcagCCCAAGAGGTCACAGCTGAAGACCTTTGGAGCCAGGGTGTGGAAAGATTTATAcaggaatcaaaattaaaaatagacctgtttgagaaagaaaatgaaatgaagaaaagccCCAAGTCGCTTAAGAGGGAGACATATTACCTGTCAGACAGCCCCTTGGGGGGACTGCCACTTTCAGGAAACCAGACCCCCTCAGGCATGGCCCTGCCAAGCGCTCCCGTTCAGACTAGCCTCGCCCGGACACAGGGACCCCCACGGTCACCCTGCCCTTCTCTGCCTGTGAAACCAAGAACTGCTCACCCTCCACACCAGGCGGGGACTCAGAAAAGGGTCATCAGCAAATTGGTGCCACCCCGAGCTTTGTCTTTTAGAGGGAAAAACATTCATGTGGCCCCAGAGCAG gCTATGAAAAGGATACCAGCTAGTCCTTCAGGTATGAAAATCCTAAATGAAAAGGAATCCCACAGGGACGTGCCCCCGGACAAATCCAGTGCTGCCCAAGAGCTTGCCGGCATGCCAGCTGGTGGAAGCCACTTGGTCCAAGGCAAGCGATCGCTCCCCGTTCCAAACAAG TTGGGCCTGAAGAAAGCCCTGTTGAAACGACCTGGTTGTGCTGGCGGTCTTTCGAGAAAGTCCTCTTCCTCAGGGTCCGTTTTGGCTGTGATTTCCAATGAGTGTGCTTCTCCGGCAGCCGGCAGAG CTAGGTCAAGTGAACCTGCAAGTGTCCCTGCGGGTAGTCCCCCACTGCCATCCAACCCCAGCCAGTCAGGCAGAGCGGGACTCACCACGCCTCGGCAGCCTCTGCAGACAGGCCCTGCGGGTGCATCCTGCAGGCCGAGCAAGTGGGCCACGGCGGCTGGGGGAACGGCGGAGCCAGCCAAGGCACCCAGCCCAGCGGCTGACAGCACAGCCAGGACGCCGGAACAGAGAGGCCCGGGGCCGAGctcctgctccagctccagctggtCTCAGCCTTCTCAGGGGAACACAGCCAGGAGTACAAGAAGGCGTGACTCCTACCTTCAGTGCAGGACGTGGGCCATGCCCACGCCGACAAGTCAATTTAAGATACCGAGGTTTTCTACTG GTAAGCCCCCAGATGGCACAACGCCCAAGTCCCATCGGGCACAGAGGCCGCAGTCCTGCACGTCGGCGGGAAG gGTAGTTGTGCATAGCACTCCTGCTAGACGCTCATCAATGGTGGCCTCACAAAGCCTTGCAGGCGGTACGAGGACCCCCGTGAGTACGAA AGCTGCACTAACGAGGGAGCGCCACAGTGAGGCTGCCTCTGAGCATGAGGACTCATCACCTGATAAGCCTTCCTCCCCTCTGTTGGCTGTGCCACAGGCACTTAACTTTTCTCCAGAAAAGAGTGactttactttttcaaaaagtatcAGCTCAGAAGTAGTGCTGGATGCGGCCCCGCCACCTGGAGATAGGCCTGCTAGTGAG ACTCTTCTCGTGGACATCAACCTGGATCAACTTGCCATCACTCCGAAAGCTGAAAGCACAGCTCTCGTCGACCACCCTCTCATTGACTTTGGCAATACTCCAGAAGCAAATGCAGCTCCAGGATCTGAGAGTAGACCTCTGATCGACCTGCTGATAAACACTCCAGACATGAACAAAAACACGGTGTCCAAGCCTCCCCATGAGGTGGCACAG CTGATAGACTTGGCTTCTCCTCTGATCCAGCTGAGTCCCGAGGCTGACAAGGAAAACGTGGATTCTCCACTTCTCAAGTTCTGA